From the Helianthus annuus cultivar XRQ/B chromosome 17, HanXRQr2.0-SUNRISE, whole genome shotgun sequence genome, the window gaaacggttcggttcgatacggcacggttcggttcgaaacggttcagctcgaaacggttcggttcgaaacggtacggcttgaaacggttcggcttcgaaacggtacgggtcgaaacggttcggttcgaaacggtacgggtcgaaacggttcggctcgaaacggtacgggtcgaaacggttcgcgtcgaaacggttcagctcgaaacggttcgggtcgaaacggtacggacggttcagctcgaaacggttcgggttcgaaacagtttgcgccgaaacggattttttggattttttagatttttttagaatttttatgattttttagaatttttattattttttagaattttttggaatttgtttggttttttggaatttttttgattttttggaatttactattttttttgttttaatattttagagtttacacttaagtccctgtgtttctaaaactgacgcaaaccgtccctgaattagttagttaactcaaagttaacaaaataaatggatggagttaagttagtggactgaaatggttacgaaaatgaaactaatggactgaattcgcaatttttaaactaatggactgttATTTTTGagaaaccttagggacgaaaatagtaattaactctataattAAAATTAAACATGCTTGGTTGTAGTTTTCATAATCAAATAAACACATCAAAGTTTTGTAAACATTTTTTTATAACTATAAACTCAACAAGTGACGTATATTCCTTTCCTTATTTTTCAAGGTCCGAAAGGTCATCATCAACACCACCAGAAACATGCACATCCATCATTCTAGAGGACGCTTGTTTAGCCCACTTGACAATCTTCTCAGCTTCTCTGTTAATCTTCTCTTCTTCCTTCATCGCCTTTCGCATAATCTTCTTCTGTTCTTTCACCGAAAACGTTTTCAAAAACTCAACATCATATTCATAATCATTCCCCAAAGATGATGAAAAAGACGATAACCGATTCAGATTCTCTTTCCCCTGTTTCCTCTTCTCCTTCTTCGGCGAACACCACAAACAACCGATCCCCCGCCGCGCCGGCGACACGCTTCTCGATTCCGACTCCGGCGACGACACACTCCACGAGTCGGTTCTAGATTTTGATTTCAAACTTTTCGTTTTACGACTGTTTGATGAAGATTTGAGTTTTGATCTCGAATCCGTACAGGTTTTCTCGTCTAGATTTCCGTCGGAATGTTCTAGAGACGATTCTGACGAATCATTTCTAGATTTCGATTTTAAACTCTTTGTTTCACGAAACTTTTTACTGTTTGATGAAGATTTCGGTTTCGATCTAGAATAATTCGTACCGATTTTCTCGTCTAGATTTTCGTCAGAATGTTGTTCTGAATCGTCAGAGGAAGGCGACGATTCCGATTTCAAACTCTTCGTTTTACGAAAATCCGATTTCAAACTCTTCGTTTTACGAAAATCCGATTTCAGTTTCGATCTCGAATTTGAGCCTTTTTTCTCATCTGAATATTCTTCTGAACGTTGTTTAGGATCGCCGGTGAACGGAGACGGTTTATCGGAACCGTTTTTCAGATCTGAAACACGTTCAAAATCGACAGAATCGGCACCGGATCGAGGTATAAAGGATTTGGATTTAGAAGGTGGAAAGCGAGcaccggtggcggtggtggcggttgGAAGAGATTTGAGTTTACGAAAACGGTTTTCGAGGTCGAAAGGGAGGTTATCTTTGGAGGAGA encodes:
- the LOC110922371 gene encoding uncharacterized protein LOC110922371, which encodes MADEFSFTDSEDERAVEDVLSQALDHSVLEQIAAINCSSFSSKDNLPFDLENRFRKLKSLPTATTATGARFPPSKSKSFIPRSGADSVDFERVSDLKNGSDKPSPFTGDPKQRSEEYSDEKKGSNSRSKLKSDFRKTKSLKSDFRKTKSLKSESSPSSDDSEQHSDENLDEKIGTNYSRSKPKSSSNSKKFRETKSLKSKSRNDSSESSLEHSDGNLDEKTCTDSRSKLKSSSNSRKTKSLKSKSRTDSWSVSSPESESRSVSPARRGIGCLWCSPKKEKRKQGKENLNRLSSFSSSLGNDYEYDVEFLKTFSVKEQKKIMRKAMKEEEKINREAEKIVKWAKQASSRMMDVHVSGGVDDDLSDLEK